The Nocardia vinacea genome contains the following window.
CGGCCGGAATGGGCGTCGCCGTCGTGCCTGCCGCCCACTCGGGACACGCGGCCGCGATCGGTACCGTCGCGCTCAGCGACCCGACCGCCTTCCGATGTTATGGAGCGGTCGTCCGCCGGAATGGTCCGAGCGGCCAGGCCGCACGGCGCTTCCTGAAATTCGTCGCCGGTGTGTCGCCGTTGCCGGCCCGATCCAATCGCTCGCCGTCCGAAGGCGATCCGAAACGTGTGCTGCGGACCGCGATACCTGCCGCCTGGCCGGTGTCGGCGTAGTACCGACGAACAGCACGATCACACCGTACGGGCCGCAATCCGATGCACTACGCGCATCACCTACCCCCTATTGTGGACGCTCACGGTCGGCGATGGCGTACGTCGACGCACTTCCCGCCGACCCACGGGTCTCGGTAGTGGCGGGCGACCGCGACCAGCGGTTGAATCTCGATGACCTCCTCCACGAGCCGCGTACCGACACCGCGATCTTCTGCTGCGGCCCGGAGCGACTGCTCGAAGCGGTCGAAGAAGCCGGCCGGCACTGGCCGCCCGGAGCGCTGCACACGGAACGATTCAAGGCACGTGTCGTGGATCAGCCTGCCCGCGAATTCGACGTGGTCCTGCAAAGGTCGGGTATGGAGTTGCACGTACCGGCCGAGGAAAGCCTGCTCGACATCGTCGAAAAGGCCGGTATCCCAGTACCGTCCTCGTGCCGGACCGGCACCTGCGGCACGTGTGAAACACCAGTCCTGGACGGACAGCCGGAACATCGCGACGTGGTGCTGTCCCCCGAAGAGCAGGCTGTCGGAGACTGCATGATGGTGTGCGTTTCGCGCGCCCGCACCGATCGGCTCGTGCTGGACCTGTAAAGGGCCCGCAAGCGACCGTCAGCCCTGGCCACGACGTGGCCAGGGCTGACGGTCGCGAGTGCGGCCAGGGCGAAAACTCAGTGGATGCCCTTCCAAGCATTGTGGAGGAGTTCGATCAATTCCTCCCGCGTGAACGATCGGGGGTTCGAGTACGGGTTACTCACGACCTCGTCAGCGACGCGAGTCAGGTCACTCTCGTTCACACCCAGCTCGAGGAGAGTTCGCGGTGCTCCGAGGTCGGCGGTCAATGCCAGGAGGCCGGTAACCGCGTTGTCGGTGCGTAGTGCGCGGGCGAGGGC
Protein-coding sequences here:
- a CDS encoding iron-sulfur cluster-binding domain-containing protein — encoded protein: MAYVDALPADPRVSVVAGDRDQRLNLDDLLHEPRTDTAIFCCGPERLLEAVEEAGRHWPPGALHTERFKARVVDQPAREFDVVLQRSGMELHVPAEESLLDIVEKAGIPVPSSCRTGTCGTCETPVLDGQPEHRDVVLSPEEQAVGDCMMVCVSRARTDRLVLDL